The Girardinichthys multiradiatus isolate DD_20200921_A chromosome 6, DD_fGirMul_XY1, whole genome shotgun sequence genome window below encodes:
- the LOC124870599 gene encoding unconventional myosin-VIIa-like: MLRKGEWVWVDSNIGVPIGARVKETPTGHRLLVDDDGNEQNLALKEEGSLKIMHSTSVEGVDDMIKLGDMTEAALLRNLMLRHKRGHIYTFIGSVLVAVNPYQDFPIYSAEQVQLYHSQKLGELPPHIFAIAESCYFNMTRHFRNQCCIISGESGAGKTESTKLILQYLAAVSGELSQQEIEKQILESNPILEAFGNAKTIRNDNSSRFGKYLEIFFNKDGVIEGARVEQYLLEKSRVCHQAPEERNYHIFYCLMAGTTSAERKALNLEYSKEYVYLTKGDCIVCESRDDVKDFKRIRTAMKILTFSEQQFQEILKLLAAILHLGNVSFEASTKDNLETSDVGKSEHFTFASSLLQVQRSSLANSLTHRSFMTNRERVTKPLSCEQATDCRDAFVKAIYNKLFIWIVGKINSVISQKLANGPKSSFLSVGLLDIFGFENFKTNSFEQLCINFANEKLQQFFVAHIFKLEQEEYLKEGVMWNNIQFSDNQKILDLLAGKPCNVLALIDEETHFPKGSDSTLLNKMNSTHRKDKAYMNSKSEHDRHFGIRHFAGDVLYDTNGFLEKNRDGVSYDIIKTIEMSTNRLLRDIFEKDLSTNGVKPSKIAKFIMMPTNSMRGQNDARKQVPTLTGQFRVSLDSLMKTLSACQPFFIRCFKPNNDKQSKTFDRLLCLRQLRYSGMMDTIRIRKLGYPVRHTFEDFLKRYRVLLKTTVCDPRTREAAACCDVICRAVIKGRDEWKIGRSQIFLKDSHDVVLERLREEELSRVAVVIQRVMLGIKDRKLFLRKRAAAVVLQKQWRAYRQRIVQRKLEQGFGRLVSKIRGQKLQSQYKRKQAAAVVIQKQVRGYRVRKDYQLKREEIARQALLLESEKQNQDEIGLEIQQRLLQVAAEQAEIQSKTSSEPDSMENTYQTLQVDMEDKSSDTSSESPSSEAEDVLKVEEEIPQSSNKGMVIITPASNSATPTPSLDEEEEEFDDMFDDESDTMSFYNFSRRYFQNSVDHKHTPQRLKQPLLHHEDEGDGLASLTVSWIIMRFMGDIPEQKPADSVSQHSSTISQSTMPRLLPNRQGRRLSSLVGLDQKILRRNKKKLSSGTRKASTILEEPENLTEDEDILVGEGPTLDRQLTQLEKLQIIVGYGLSREGIRDEIYCQICKQLVNNRNRKSCMQGWVLLALCLGIFPPTDLFMGCLKNFLRRGPSGYREYCTLRLRRIVDNGERKELPCWIEQQAAIKKEPIDWAVTLMNGETVTVQLDSASTSFEVCQAVANKIGLKDTFGFSLYISFYEKMWSLDCSKKKHVLDAVSQCEQEMRRQGREEKETPWTLSIRKELFAPWHDCSQDPVSTDLIYKQVVKGIKSGEYVSEKDDEYVQLAAMHYFIQFGSQEFHRHNVQQVVQECIPTTQIENKSMTKWIELITAEHSMETYNNGRLKAEKIKGDLVDIARRNWPLDFSKLYEVTMTSGPPLPKSRFFVSVNWKTIVFMEKREKILLEIPYVEVKNVQITSDGHQSVSLSTIRGQYILMCQEAADMANVMEYNVDGLKKRSVYAMVQQDIPKQDDPIFLICKRGDLLLVEKDEGYSTDSVIRAFNQRTKSNGAVHRNRVEFLPTLTEPSEDMLQLISPKQRRTSVPTIVPLVEETVAPISLKEFALENFRSVGKEGGKHGYSKWGNKEKLWAFSKEPIKQPLMKTLAGNPDLSSLACNAFTAILKYMGDYPIKQSRSPVELTDQIFGPATKYVELQDEIFCQIMRQMTTNSNRLSVARGWQLMWLCSGLFPPGPKLIKHTQRYLESRPRDPLAAGCLQRLQDFSSKEPRKLPPHQAEVDAIQQDSTKIFHKVHLPNETDILVEVSSTTTNRELRYSIAAQLSLSSPEGYGLYMKVTHKMVSLDEDQYFFDNLRLPADVPKKGKKVKEVNPSNVLFLVIFRRKLWFNVIPGKDLVADLIFHFPQEVPRYLRGYHSCTKEDMFNLGGLLFRVAVDSDRSQFVMIPRMLNELIPADQIGSMSAEEWKKNIISSYSRQSGITVQEAKIAFLTEISSWPTFGSSFFDVKQTCEPDYPNILWFTISKKGVSLIDPKTKELQVMHPFNRIIEYSSRGNFFQMTIRTLVKSVIFVCETSQASTVEDLIKSYVRMYEEQKQITRPRKNMFF, from the exons ATGCTGAGAAAG ggaGAATGGGTCTGGGTGGACTCAAACATCGGGGTCCCCATTGGAGCCCGGGTCAAAGAAACACCAACTGGTCACAGGTTACTGGTTGATGATGACGGAAAT GAGCAGAACCTGGCCCTGAAGGAGGAAGGCTCTCTAAAGATCATGCACTCGACATCTGTGGAGGGGGTGGATGACATGATCAAGCTTGGGGACATGACGGAGGCTGCCCTCCTCAGAAACTTGATGCTCAGACACAAGCGAGGTCACATCTAT acCTTCATAGGTTCAGTTTTGGTGGCAGTGAATCCGTACCAGGATTTTCCGATATATTCAGCCGAACAA GTGCAGTTATATCACAGTCAGAAGCTAGGAGAACTCCCCCCACACATCTTTGCCATCGCTGAATCCTGCTACTTCAACATGACGCGGCATTTCAGAAACCAGTGCTGCATCATCAG TGGGGAGTCTGGAGCAGGGAAGACAGAGAGCACCAAACTGATCCTGCAGTACTTGGCAGCGGTCAGCGGGGAACTCTCTCAGCAGGAGATTGAAAAGCAGATCCTGGAGTCCAACCCGATTCTGGAAG CATTTGGgaatgctaaaacaatccgCAATGACAACTCCAGCCGCTTTGGAAAGTACCTGGAGATCTTCTTCAACAAAGACGGGGTGATCGAAGGTGCTCGGGTGGAGCAGTACCTTCTGGAGAAGTCTCGTGTGTGCCATCAG GCCCCAGAGGAGCGAAACTACCATATATTTTACTGCCTGATGGCAGGAACCACCTCAGCGGAGAGAAAAGCTTTGAACCTTGAATATTCCAAGGAATATGTCTACCTCACTAAG GGTGACTGCATTGTGTGTGAGAGCAGAGATGATGTTAAGGATTTCAAGCGCATCCGCACGGCCATGAAAATCCTGACCTTCTCAGAACAACAGTTCCAGGAAATCCTCAAGCTGCTGGCAGCTATATTACACCTGGGAAACGTCAGCTTCGAGG CCTCCACTAAAGACAACCTAGAGACCAGTGATGTGGGCAAATCTGAGCATTTCACCTTCGCCTCATCGCTGTTGCAG GTGCAAAGGTCCAGCCTTGCCAACAGTTTGACACATCGTTCCTTTATGACCAACAGAGAGAGAGTCACGAAGCCCCTCAGCTGTGAACAGGCCACTGACTGCAGAGACGCCTTTGTAAAG GCGATCTACAATAAGCTCTTTATATGGATCGTTGGAAAGATCAATAGCGTCATCTCTCAAAAACTGGCCAACGGACCCAAATCTTCGTTTCTGTCCGTCGGCCTGCTGGATATATTCGGCTTTGAGAACTTCAAAACAAACAG ttttgagCAGCTTTGCATTAATTTTGCTAACGAGAAGCTGCAGCAGTTCTTTGTGGCCCACATCTTCAAGCTGGAGCAAGAAGAGTACCTGAAAGAGGGGGTCATGTGGAATAACATCCAGTTCAGCGACAACCAGAAAATCCTGGACCTTCTGGCTGGGAAACCGTGCAACGTGCTCGCTCTGATCGATGAAGAGACCCACTTTCCAAAG GGTTCAGACTCCACCCTGCTGAACAAGATGAACAGTACACACAGAAAAGACAAGGCCTACATGAACTCCAAGAGTGAACACGACAGACATTTTGGAATTCGCCACTTTGCGGGGGATGTTTTATACGACACTAATG GATTCCTGGAAAAGAACAGAGATGGAGTTAGTTATGACATCATTAAAACAATCGAAATGTCCACCAATAGGCTCCTGCGTGATatatttgagaaggacctgtcaACCAACGGAGTGAAGCCATCTAAAATTGCAAAGTTCATCATGATGCCCACAAACTCCATGCGG GGGCAGAACGATGCCCGTAAACAAGTTCCGACGCTGACTGGTCAGTTCCGAGTGTCTCTGGATTCCCTCATGAAGACTCTGTCTGCCTGCCAGCCCTTCTTCATCCGCTGCTTCAAACCCAACAACGACAAGCAGTCTAAG ACATTTGACAGATTGCTTTGCCTGCGTCAGCTGAGATACTCAGGCATGATGGACACCATCCGCATCAGGAAGCTGGGATATCCTGTGCGTCACACATTTGAGGACTTCCTGAAGCGCTACAGAGTTCTCCTGAAAACAACCGTCTGTGACCCCAGAACC AGAGAAGCTGCAGCCTGTTGTGACGTCATCTGCAGGGCCGTAATTAAAGGAAGGGATGAGTGGAAAATAGGAAGGAGCCAAATTTTCCTGAAG GATTCCCATGACGTTGTTCTGGAACGCTTACGGGAAGAAGAGCTGAGCAGGGTAGCTGTGGTGATTCAAAGGGTCATGCTGGGAATAAAAGACAG AAAGCTTTTCCTGAGGAAGCGTGCAGCGGCTGTGgtgctgcagaagcagtggagagCTTACAGACAAAGAATAGTGCAGCGAAAG CTGGAGCAGGGTTTTGGGCGGCTGGTGTCAAAGATCCGCGGTCAGAAGCTTCAGTCTCAGTACAAGAGAAAGCAAGCAGCTGCAGTCGTCATTCAGAAACAG GTACGAGGCTACCGGGTGAGGAAAGACTACCAGCTGAAGAGAGAAGAAATTGCAAGGCAGGCTTTGCTCTTAGAGTCAGAGAAGCAGAACCAAGATGAGATTGGCTTGGAAATCCAGCAACGACTGCTACAAGTTGCTGCAGAGCAAGCCGAGATACAATCAAAGACATCTAGTGAGCCTGATTCAATGGAAAACACATATCAGACGCTCCAAGTGGACATGGAGGACAAATCATCAGACACATCATCAGAATCACCATCATCAGAGGCCGAG GACGTTTTGAAGGTGGAAGAGGAAATCCCTCAGAGCTCAAACAAGGGGATGGTTATCATCACGCCAGCCTCTAACTCAGCAACCCCTACACCGTCGCtggacgaggaggaggaggagtttgATGACATGTTTGATGATGAGAGTGACACAATGTCCTTTTACAACTTCAGCAGACGTTATTTCCAAAACAGTGTGGACCACAAACACACCCCCCAGAGACTGAAACAGCCCCTCCTGCACCACGAGGATGAAGGAGATGGGCTG GCGTCTCTGACTGTTTCATGGATCATTATGCGGTTCATGGGGGACATACCCGAACAGAAACCTGCAGACTCGGTATCTCAGCATTCGAGCACCATCTCTCAGAGCACCATGCCCCGGCTGCTTCCAAACAGGCAAGGCCGGAGGCTGAGCAGTCTGGTGGGACTGGATCAG aaaatcctgaggAGGAACAAGAAAAAGCTTAGCAGTGGAACCAGAAAAGCCTCAACTATACTGGAGGAg CCAGAGAACTTGACAGAGGACGAGGATATTTTGGTGGGAGAGGGCCCGACACTGGATCGACAACTTACACAGCTGGAAAAGTTGCAGATTATTGTTGGATATGGTCTTTCACGAGAAGGCATAAG GGATGAGATCTACTGTCAGATCTGCAAACAGCTCGTGAACAACAGGAACAGGAAGAGCTGTATGCAAGGCTGGGTTCTCCTCGCCCTCTGTCTGGGGATCTTCCCTCCAACAGACCTCTTCATGGGG TGTTTGAAGAACTTCCTTCGTAGAGGTCCAAGCGGTTACAGAGAATACTGCACTCTGAGGCTGCGTCGTATAGTAGACAATGGAGAGAGAAAAGAGCTCCCTTGTTGGATAGAGCAGCAG GCTGCCATCAAAAAGGAGCCAATTGATTGGGCAGTAACACTAATGAACGGTGAAACAGTCACTGTACAGCTGGATTCGGCATCCACCTCCTTTGAAGTCTGCCAGGCTGTAGCTAACAAGATTGGACTTAAAGATACTTTTGGGTTCTCCCTCTACATAAGCTTCTATGAAAAG ATGTGGTCTTTGGACTGCAGCAAGAAGAAGCATGTGCTGGACGCTGTGTCTCAGTGCGAGCAGGAAATGAGGAGGCAGGGCAGGGAGGAGAAGGAAACACCCTGGACACTCTCCATCCGCAAGGAACTGTTTGCACCATGGCACGACTGCTCCCAGGACCCAGTCAGCACAGATCTGATCTACAAGCAGGTCGTCAAGGGAATCAAGTCTGGAGAATATGTCAGTGAGAAG GATGATGAATATGTCCAGCTGGCTGCAATGCACTACTTTATCCAGTTCGGCTCACAGGAGTTCCACAGACACAACGTCCAGCAGGTGGTCCAGGAGTGCATCCCAACCACGCAGATTGAGAACAAATCTATGACTAAATGGATCGAGCTCATTACCGCAGAACACTCAATG GAGACATATAACAACGGCAGACTGAAGGCAGAGAAGATAAAAGGAGATCTGGTAGACATCGCCCGCCGGAACTGGCCGCTTGACTTTTCAAAGCTTTATGAAGTCACAATGACGTCAG GACCTCCATTGCCCAAAAGCAGATTTTTTGTGAGTGTAAACTGGAAAACCATTGTCTTCATGGAGAAAAGGGAGAAGATTCTTCTCGAGATTCCCTATGTAGAGGTGAAAAATGTCCAGATAACGAG tgACGGCCACCAGTCTGTGAGTTTGTCCACAATCAGAGGACAGTACATCCTGATGTGTCAGGAAGCTGCAGACATGGCTAATGTGATGGAATACAATGTTGATGGCCTTAAAAAGCGTTCTGTGTACGCTATGGTTCAGCAGGATATTCCTAAACAAG ATGATCCCATTTTCCTGATCTGTAAACGTGGTGACCTGCTGTTAGTGGAGAAAGATGAAGGTTATTCAACAGATAGCGTGATCAGAGCATTCAACCAGCGAACCAAAAGCAACGGGGCAGTTCATAGGAACAGAGTGGAGTTTCTACCAACTCTTACCGAACCCAGTGAGGATATGCTG CAACTGATCAGCCCGAAGCAGAGGAGAACCTCTGTCCCAACTATTGTCCCTCTGGTCGAAGAGACAGTGGCTCCCATTTCTTTGAAAGAGTTTGCTCTTGAGAATTTCAG ATCAGTTGGCAAAGAAGGTGGCAAGCACGGTTATTCTAAGTGGGGGAACAAGGAGAAGTTGTGGGCTTTTTCAAAGGAGCCTATCAAACAACCACTCATGAAGACTTTGGCTGGCAACCCAGACCTCAGCAGCCTGGCCTGCAATGCCTTTACTG CTATCTTGAAGTATATGGGCGACTACCCCATTAAACAATCACGAAGTCCTGTAGAGCTGACTGACCAGATCTTTGGTCCAGCCACAAAGTATGTGGAGCTGCAAGATGAAATCTTCTGCCAAATAATGAGACAGATGACCACCAATAGCAACAG ATTGAGTGTGGCGCGTGGGTGGCAGCTGATGTGGCTGTGCTCAGGCTTGTTCCCACCTGGTCCGAAattaattaaacacacacagcgCTACCTGGAATCACGGCCCAGGGACCCGTTGGCTGCCGGCTGCTTACAGAGGCTGCAGGACTTTTCAAG TAAAGAGCCCAGGAAACTTCCTCCCCATCAAGCAGAGGTGGACGCCATCCAACAAGACAGCACTAAGATCTTCCATAAAGTCCACCTCCCAAATGAAACCGATATT CTAGTCGAGGTGTCTTCAACAACCACGAACAGAGAGCTACGCTACAGCATCGCCGCCCAGCTCTCACTGAGCTCACCAGAAGGATACGGCCTGTATATGAAAGTGACACACAAG ATGGTGAGCCTCGATGAGGACCAATATTTCTTTGACAATCTAAGGCTGCCTGCAGACGTTcctaagaaaggaaaaaaagtgaaagaaG TCAACCCATCCAATGTCCTGTTCCTGGTGATCTTCAGAAGGAAGCTCTGGTTCAACGTGATCCCAGGAAAAGACCTCGTCGCAGATCTTATTTTCCATTTCCCACag GAGGTGCCCAGGTACCTGCGGGGATACCACAGCTGCACCAAAGAGGACATGTTTAATCTGGGTGGGCTCCTGTTTAGAGTGGCAGTGGACTCTGACAGATCACAGTTTGTCATGATCCCTAGAATGCTGAATGAGCTGATTCCTGCTGACCAAATAGGATCCATGTCTGCTGAAGAATGGAAGAAG AACATTATCTCATCATACAGCAGGCAGAGTGGCATCACAGTGCAAGAGGCTAAAATTGCCTTCCTGACAGAAATTTCAAGCTGGCCGACCTTTGGCTCTTCCTTCTTTGACGTTAAA CAAACCTGTGAACCAGATTACCCAAACATACTTTGGTTTACCATCAGCAAGAAAGGTGTTAGCTTAATTGACCCCAAAACAAAG GAGCTGCAAGTGATGCACCCGTTCAACCGCATCATAGAGTACAGCAGCAGAGGCAACTTTTTCCAGATGACCATCCGCACCCTGGTGAAGAGCGTCATCTTCGTGTGTGAAACCTCACAG GCTTCCACAGTAGAGGACCTTATTAAATCATATGTGAGGATGTATGAGGAACAGAAGCAGATCACTCGACCgaggaaaaacatgtttttctga